attTAGAGAGATGATAAGAGAAATGAAAagtgtttttaaattttcaaattacTTCTAAAAGGATTGGGTGTTGAGAAAAAAATTCACATTTAGTTAGAAACAAGGCCTCTTTTCTCTCGTTGTTATTTTGGGAAGAGAAAGGCCCATTTTCTTGTCTTTACAAAAAGACCACCAAAATCAATGAAGTTTTTTTTCCACTCTAATATGAATTCACTTGTTTATATTTAATGAAAAAGTATCAATTATATGACATCTCTAAATATATATCGACAATTTATGCCACCAAAAGGTATGCTTTTAAAAACATGCGACTTTTGGCAGAGAAGTGAGAAATATAAACCATAATCTACAAACCGACAGCAACTTGTTCATTAAAATTCAATCCATTTGTCAAATCAAGTTGTTGATTTAAACTCAATCAAGTTGCATCCATTAAAGTCACACATTAAATGAGATAATTATTTCAAGCTTGAAAAAAATTGCAAATAATACAATCACTGTCTTCAACAAAGAATGCTGCATTATTGATTAAGCTAGTTGTTAAAATGAAACATAACAGAACTACCACATTCTTGATCATTAAGGTTTACCAACAGCATTTAAAAGGCTATACAACAATAATAGTCCCTTTGAACACTCAAAACTTATCATATATCATAATAATAGAAAAAGTTATAACTTCAAGAATTGATACATCTACTACTGGTTTATCAGTTAGGTAGTGAGTGATTAAGTATATCACTTCAATAAGCAAAAGTTCATGTCAAGATCCTACAAAGTAGTAATAATCAAGCTGAAGTTGTTTCTCAAACAGCTTAATTTCTTATACATGCAgggagaaaaataataaattggaAGGTAGGGGGTGATTTTAGGTAGGTATTGTGAGAGAACAAATCAACATATAGAAAATAGTAATAGCCTATTTAACCACTTGAAATTTGACTAGATACACTTTTACAAGGTAGTAGTACTTGATAATATTAATAACTACACATTGATGCTTCATGATGATGATCCAAACAAGGCACATTGCTTTCTTGCATGAGGGGGAACCAGCTTCACCAGCATCTCGGCCGGAACTCCCTTGAGCTCTGCGTTAAGAGTAGCAAGCGATATCGGTATTATTAGAGAAGTTCAAGAGAGATAACAAGATTACAGAATGTTTTTCgggaattagtttttttttaccaGTGACTTTGAAGTTGAATAACGGAGGAAGGAAACGTCCGTTCGGTAACCGAGTGTTTGGATCGCGCAGCTCGTCAAAGAATGGATGAACCAGTGCCTCCAACTACATCACAACACGCAAACTTTAGTTTAAGATAATATTCAGTTGGAGATCAACGTATCTTATATATAAGCATATACTCACAGCCGTGCTTCGAAGATTTGGAGAGTATTGCAATAGTCTTGAGACAAGATCCACGGCTTCCGGTGGCATTCGCTTGTGAAAGATCTGATGACGAGGGATCAAACATTCGATAAGTTTCACTAAACAAGAGTCTATTTAGTAAAACagacaaacaaacattacataccTTGTGCCATGGATGAGCTTTGATTTGAGGAAATTTAAACTCTGTATAATTAGGATTCATACACTTGATTTCTTCCCTTGTTGGAGTACCTAAAACCTGCAAGTGGATTCCACGAGTCTTCAGAATCAATGAAATAACAAATAGCACTTAACAAAACAGAAAGGTGAAACAAGATAACTTAAAAGCAATATGTTCAAACAAGTTGcaattgtttaaaacatatcttaCCTTGATAATTTCCACGAGTTGGTCTACACCACTCTCACCAGGAAAAAGCGGCTGATAAGAAAAGAAATTTGTCATTAGATTTGATACTCGCATGAATTGTAAATGTAACTGGACCAAACATACTTGCAGAAGCTAGATATCTACCTGACCAAGCAAAAGTTCACCAAGTACGCAACCGGCTGACCAAATATCAATGGCTGTGGTGTACTCGGTTGCGCCAAATATAAGTTCAGGAGCTCTATAGTACCTAGAACAGATGTAAGATATGTTTGGTTCACCTTTAACCTGCAAAAGATAAAGCACTTAGTCCCGATAAAATATCATATAATCGTTGAATATAAACAATAGGATTTCAAGGTTGAGAATAAACGAACCAAGACTTTAGCACTTCCGAAATCGCATATCTTCAGCTGGTGAGTGTGAGGATTGACCTGTTATGAAAAAACATCCAAAAGAAACAACCAAAATCAATAtctccagcagagtcgccagcagATGATTCAATGGACGTCAACTTGTATAAATACAATATTCATATTCACTTCAAATAGTATAAACTACGAAGAAATTAAACAGTTTCCAGGTGAATTTACCAGTAAATTTTGAGGTTTAATATCTCTGTGACAAACTCCAATACTATTGTGAATATAAGCAAGTGCTCTGCAAATCTACACAATTAAAAGGAGAAGAGATTATCAGAACCAACAAAGCAATATAAACACTAACTTTCACAATATCTAGTTAaggattaaataatttttatgtaGTACATAGAAATATACCTGGTAAGAATAAAGTTTGACATATATcataggcattctttgattcattTTATTGTAGTGTCTGATCACGCGACTAACAGTCTCCGGAACATACTCAAGCACCAAGTTAAGATAAAGCTCATCCTTTTCAGTCGTCGAGAAGAAACAATGCTTCAAAGATACAACATTCGGGTGATCCAAAAGGCGCATGGTTTGCAATTCCCGATTCTTGTACCTCTTGTCCTGAAGAACCTTCTTTATAGCCACAGTTTCTCCCGTCTCCAAACACTTCGCCTATCATAACAAACACAAAACAACAAATCAATATCAATATATGTATCCATCCAAAACATCAACCCTACACAAATTCAAAGCTAGCAAACAAAAGAATACCTGAAAGACTACACCGAAAGATCCATGTCCAACAACGCGCTCGGCCATGTAACTTATCGTCTTAAATCATAAAACCAAAAAACCAAAATCAGCCATTTAAGTTCAACAATTTTATATCAGTTCAATAACGATCCGAAACGATAAACCAAACACACACAAACCTGCTTTGGCTGGCCATTTTTACCACCAATGGTAGTGACAATGATATGTCCAGTTTCAGTCCCATTTCCATCCACAACCACAGTAGCAGCTTCCATTTCCTGCATTCAAATTcagatcaacaaaaaaaaaaagcttaatcaacaacaacaaaaaatacaaaaaaagataataaaataaaataaaatgaaaaataatattaaccttATCATCTCTAATTTTCATGTCATTCATCTCCTGAGGCAACTTTTCAACACCAACAGAACTTGCATTCTTATCTATAAATCCAGAAACAGGTGCAACACCACCTGAAGCCATCATCAACTTTACAAACCTTCAAAAGTGAACATCAACACTTCAACTTCAACAACCCtacaaaaaataatcaaaaactgCATCAAAACCCTAGTAAGAAAGATAATGAAGCACTGAAAGCATGAAAATGGAATAAAGGGAGCAAAGAGTAGTAACTTACAAGACCAGAGAAGAGCAAGGGAAGGGTTggaatggattggattggatctAGGTGTGTAGGTGTAGAGGTAGTTGTGAGTATGAATGGAAGTGAAATCCGTGAGATTCGGAGAGAAGAGacaaagagagaaaaaaagacaAATGGAAAATAATAATTGAGTTGAATTCAATTGGTTGTAGTCAACACAACACAAACATCTATGTcttacttttgttttttttttccttttcgatAAAATCTATTCTTATCTCTTTTTCTACTTTTTGACCGTTCAACATCCATTCCTCAATATATTTTTATGctaattttatttatatcaaaaagaaaaaaaattgaaactttaAAAAATTGAACATAATGTTTTTATGCTAATTTCCTTAACAATTGATTTGAATGCATTTTTCTTTTAAAGGCAATGATATATTGAAACGGAGGACCAAAGTTCTCGAAAAAAGAGATAGAAGCGACGGAGGAAAAAATATCAGAAAAAAATTACACGTCAATTGAAATTTATGATAGATAATATAAGAATTCTtgctaaaatcataaaaataataattgatttgaatgcattcattatcatatttttCGAAGTTTCAAgatattagttttaaattatatcatttgttttctttttaaacCAAAATActcataaataatattatttgatAAGTATGGTcaacaatatttgttttatttaataaatatatactttattaataaaagtttttaaactttatttttgttattttgataaTTACAGTCAATAATATGtgattaaaaatgaataaaatatatgtaaaataaatagttaataccatatattttttaattaaaataataggtAAAATGATTAAAAACTCAATTTAATGTATGTTTTGGGCTTGCCAAAGGCCTAGATAGTTAAagctcaatcatctcaaacttaCTTCATTTGATTTAAGATATAAAATCAGTTCACGCGCAGAGAACATTGTACATTCTTTGATCGTCATTTTTATTATACTCATATTGAATTTTGAACTGACTTGGATGTTAAAGTGTTGACCATGTAGGTCCCTCAAGAAGTGACTTAGAAAACAGATAGTGAACAGGGAGAATAAGTGGCGGATGGCTTGTCTGATTATGTTTTCTTTGTTACTTATATTTTAGAGTATTAAACTTTTTCCCTTACTTTTCCATACTTTTTCAATTCTATAATTTCCATTTTGTACTTTAAATTCCCTGAAATTTCAATTAATAAAGAGAGATGATTTTTCTTTCCTAAGTGTTTAATTGCCTATGTTTGCATATTTAAATTACCGCAACACATCTTTACCCGCCTTTTTTATTTCGACAAAGGAGGAGAAGTATATTCTAAGGGAGAA
The Vicia villosa cultivar HV-30 ecotype Madison, WI linkage group LG6, Vvil1.0, whole genome shotgun sequence genome window above contains:
- the LOC131610464 gene encoding glycogen synthase kinase-3 homolog MsK-3; the protein is MMASGGVAPVSGFIDKNASSVGVEKLPQEMNDMKIRDDKEMEAATVVVDGNGTETGHIIVTTIGGKNGQPKQTISYMAERVVGHGSFGVVFQAKCLETGETVAIKKVLQDKRYKNRELQTMRLLDHPNVVSLKHCFFSTTEKDELYLNLVLEYVPETVSRVIRHYNKMNQRMPMIYVKLYSYQICRALAYIHNSIGVCHRDIKPQNLLVNPHTHQLKICDFGSAKVLVKGEPNISYICSRYYRAPELIFGATEYTTAIDIWSAGCVLGELLLGQPLFPGESGVDQLVEIIKVLGTPTREEIKCMNPNYTEFKFPQIKAHPWHKIFHKRMPPEAVDLVSRLLQYSPNLRSTALEALVHPFFDELRDPNTRLPNGRFLPPLFNFKVTELKGVPAEMLVKLVPPHARKQCALFGSSS